One window from the genome of Glycine soja cultivar W05 chromosome 12, ASM419377v2, whole genome shotgun sequence encodes:
- the LOC114378780 gene encoding uncharacterized protein LOC114378780, producing the protein MIVCIYVDDSIFMESNPSMFEKFKKAMIKEFEMTDIGLMSYYLGIEVKQKQDGIFISQQKYAKEMLKKLKMDSCQPIGTPVECKMKLSKFDEAEKVDATNLKSLVGSL; encoded by the coding sequence ATGATCGTGTGCATATATGTGGATGACTCGATCTTCATGGAAAGTAATCCAAGTATGTTTGAAAAGTTCAAGAAAGCAATGATCAAGGAGTTCGAGATGACCGATATTGGACTAATGTCATACTATCTTGGGATTGAGGTAAAGCAGAAGCAAGATGGAATCTTCATTTCACAGCAAAAATACGCAAAAGAGATGCTCAAGAAATTGAAGATGGATAGTTGCCAACCAATTGGAACACCGGTGGAGTGCAAAATGAAGTTATCAAAGTTTGACGAAGCAGAAAAGGTGGATGCTACAAATTTAAAGAGTTTGGTGGGTAGTTTGTGA
- the LOC114380205 gene encoding auxin-induced protein 6B-like, which produces MGFRLPGIRKSLFAANQASSKAVDAPKGYLAVYVGDKMKRFVIPVSYLNQPLFQDLLSEAEEEFGYDHPMGGLTIPCSEDTFQHITSFLNRP; this is translated from the coding sequence ATGGGTTTTCGCTTACCTGGTATCAGAAAGTCATTATTTGCAGCAAATCAAGCATCTTCAAAAGCGGTGGATGCACCAAAGGGCTATCTTGCAGTCTATGTTGGAGATAAAATGAAGCGGTTTGTGATTCCTGTTTCATACTTGAACCAACCTTTATTCCAGGACTTGTTGAGTGAAGCTGAGGAAGAGTTTGGCTATGATCATCCCATGGGTGGCCTCACAATTCCTTGCAGTGAAGATACCTTCCAACATATAACTTCTTTCTTGAACAGACCATAA
- the LOC114378778 gene encoding uncharacterized protein LOC114378778, translating to MTLKSPKAIWDYLKEEYAGDDRIRSMQVLNLRREFELQRMEESETIKEYLNKLLGIANKIKLLESDFAYSRIVDKILVTVLERYEASIASLENTKDLSKITLAEVLHALQAQE from the coding sequence ATGACTCTTAAATCACCTAAAGCAATTTGGGATTATCTGAAAGAGGAATACGCTGGAGATGATAGAATACGAAGCATGCAAGTGCTGAATTTAAGGAGGGAATTTGAGCTTCAAAGGATGGAAGAGTCAgagacaatcaaagaatactTAAACAAATTGTTGGGTATTGCCAACAAGATAAAGTTGTTGGAAAGTGATTTTGCTTATTCGAGAATTGTAGATAAAATTTTGGTAACGGTGCTGGAGAGATATGAAGCATCTATAGCCTCATTGGAGAACACAAAGGATCTGTCAAAAATCACATTGGCAGAAGTGCTACATGCCCTGCAAGCTCAAGAGTAG